A segment of the Corythoichthys intestinalis isolate RoL2023-P3 chromosome 16, ASM3026506v1, whole genome shotgun sequence genome:
TAGATCAGGACGACCCTCCCCCGACATTTGATTGGAAGGACATATTGGACAGAACTATTAGTTATGACTCTAACTCAACCGGAGATGAACAAGTAGAGAAATTACTGACTGTAATGCGCAAAGTTAGACCTTTGTCTAATTTGCTTTTCAATCTACCATGGGAATCTATGGTGAAAGATTGTGTAAGCGTCAGTAATCCAAGTGTAGCCACAACAGTACAAACTATTTTCAACAACTGGGATACTCAGATCACTACAggtcatttgaaaactattatcACATTGTTTGTTGATTGTATCAAATACTGTCTTGAAAATAATCAACCTTTAGACATAGAGAGAGAATTGACAGCCTTTCAAAATATTATAAAGTTAAATGTGAAACCTCATACACTAGCCGAGGCTGCATATGATATTTTCTCTTGATTGTATTGTATCAAGTATTTGTACTCCTTGTCACCATgtactcattaaaaaaaaaaatcttgtgtctctgtgtgtctgtataaAATCCACAAAGTCCATGACACTAGTTCATTTATCACCATGGCTCTGAAGGGGCGTATGAAGAAGCTATACTATGACCCCACCCACCCAGCTAGTTTTGGGGGTGTGGAAAGGCTCCATCGAGGTTTGCAAGAGGAaacaggagaaaaaataaacagagaTAGAGTCAAGGATTTTTTAGCAGGCCAAGACAGTTACACGTTACATAAATCTGCCAGAATTAACTTCCCGAGGAATAGGGTTTTTGTCTCAAGAGCATTAAATCAGTTCCAATGTGATTTGGTTGATCTTCAAAATTTAGCCGAATTTAACGACGGCTTTAGATATATATTAACAGTCATCGATGTGTTTTCCAAAATGTCTTATGTCAGgactttaaaaagcaaaaaggcCTCAGAGGTGACCGAGGCATTCCAATCTGTTCTTTTAGAGAGCGGCATTCCACAGAAAATACAAACTGACGATGGACGCGAGTTTTTCAACAAGGTCTTCCAGAGgctgatgaaaaaacataatattaCACATTTTGCTACTGCCAGCGATCTGAAAGCGTCCACCGTCGAGAGATACAACCGGACTCTAAAGACCAGGATGTGGCGATATTTTACCGCTAAAAATACCCGTCGCTACATCGATGTCCTCCAAGACCTTGTATCGAGTTATAACGATAGTTATCATTCTAGTATTAAAATGAAACCTATCCAAGTTAACGCTGAGACTAGTCCTCAGGTTTTTCGGAATCTTTATGGAGACCTGACCTGTACAATTAgcaaaatgaaatttaaaacaGGAGATATTGTCAGAATTTCAAAATTGCGAGGAATATTTGATAAGAAATATGAGCAAAGCTTTACAAATGAACTGTTTACTGTGAAAGAATGCCTACCACGAACCCCGCCTGTTTATAAACTGGCGGATTACGATGGAGATTTGATACAAGGCTCATTTTATGAAAGCGAACTTCAGAAAGTTAGGATAACAAAAGATCATATTTTCCACGTCGATAAAATTCTAAAGAGACGTGTGATTAATGGAAAAAGACAATTCctagttcaatggaaaaattggcCATCAAAATTTAATCAATGGGTCGATGCGGATCAAGTTATAGACATATAAAACAAATTAACAAACGCATTCGTCATCATTCAACCTCATGGACCCGAATCTAGTTGACGGGTTCTATGTAACGCTGCCTTCAAACGCCAGTGCCTCTGTCTATACAGATAATACAATTTCCCAATACAGAGTTAACTTAGCAAGTCATATAAATTTAAATTCCAATTGGGAAGTCGCCATAACAGAGATTTCCTATCCGCATACTTGGTTCAACGTGCCAGAAGAAGAGGCATCATTTGATGTTATAGACGTTTGGCATCATGGTCGTCCCAAACCCGGCGAGAGAGTGATTACCGAATATGatgaaagaaaaattaaaactcTATTCTTAACAGAAGGGTATTACAACGATCCCGAGACAATCGGGAAAGAGTTTGAAAAAATCTTGAAAGATAATTTTGAGGTTGACATTAAAATAGCATACGCCAGGAACgtggggagattttttttcacaggaaCTGGGCGTTTCAGAATCCGGCTCAGGCCACCGGTATCATATATATTTGGACTCTTGGCGGACGAATGGTATACTTGTGGACCCCATTGGACCGCAGCCACGCACCCCGCCGATATTAGGGCTGGTCTTTACCATTTCTACATATACACGGACTTGATTCAACACCAAACGGTCGGCGACACCCTAGCCCCGCTACTAAGGACTATTCCAATAACGGGGGAGCACCAAGAAACAGTTTTTAAAACGTTTAACCCGCCTTACTATCTTCCACTTAACAAAAGACACATTGAGGACATAGCGATAGAAATTAAAACTGATCAGAACAAACCAGTCCCCTTCGCTTACGGCAAAGTAATTATCACGCTCCATTTTAGACCAAAGTGAGAAAATGGTGGTGTTAGCAACACACCCGGACCTTTACCGCCTAGTGGATTATTacgaaagccaggctggaggggCGTTACCTGGGTTCCACGGGTCACCAATTCAATATGGAAGAGGTCTGGGTTCCATCTTTGCCAAGCTGTTCCGATTTGTAACTCCGCTCCTTAGGAGAGGTTTCAGCATGGCGAAACCACACCTCCAGACAGCCGCTAAAAACATAGCGACGGACGTCGCAGGGCGCGTGATGGAAAGGATTCAGAAAAAGCCAGATCCACAGGAAGGCTCCGGTATCATGACCCTGGCACGCAGACCTCATAAATCACCTGCAAGGAGACTCGTTAAAAGGGGGCGTCGACCTGTGAAGTCACGTAAAAAGCGTGCGAGTGCATCTAGACCGAGATCAGTTTCCAGAAGGAAGCGTCGAAGAAGCCACGCGGACATCTTCTCCTAACCCCTTCATACCAAATGGCGCTCGCACACCACCGTTCACATGAATGCACTCTGGCCGAATTGGATTTGTTTGCCCCACCCCTTACGCAATTATCGATCGAAGGGAGTCAATATGTGGAGATGCTCCCGATCTCGGCCCTTACCGAAGACGGCCCCATCGAGTTTTTTGTTCCTGGCGATGGTTCTAAATATCTGGACCTCGCGGACACCCTGCTTCAGCTCCAATTACAGGTGACAAACGCCGATGGATCCCGTTTACCTGCGGCGGAGAAGGTGGGGCTTATCAATTACCCACTTAACACCATATTCTCCCAAGTTGATGTTACTTTGGCAGACAGATTGATATCTCAGTCCAGTTCGACACACCCTTATCGATCCATGATAGAAGCTTTATTAAACTTTTCGGACGCTTCTTTGAAGAGCCAGTTCACAGCCGGTATGTTTTTCAAAGATAAAAGTGGACAAATGGACACCACTGACCTTACTGGCGACGCTGTGAATGAGGGTTTGGTGAACCGAGCGCAGAGGGTTGCTGGCTCCAGATCATTTTATGTCATAGGCCCTCTACATGCCgacatatttttttgtgaacgACTCCTGTTAAACAATGTGGACTTACGCGTCAAACTCATCAAGGCCAACAATGATTTCTGCTTCATTTCACCGGCTAACAGCGatcataagttaaaaatattgaGCGCTTCTTTATTTGTCAAAAGGGTCGCTGTGTCTCCAGCTGTTTCTCTGGGACACGAGGCTGCACTCCGCAAAGAGAACGCTTTGTACCCCCTGTCACGTATTAACGTAAAAACGTACTCTATCCCTCAACAATCTCGAACGTGTCAGCAAGATAACCTTTTCCTCGGACCAATGCCTCGTTATGTCGTAGTTGGCCTAGTTGCACACACGGCGTTCACGGGTCGTCGAGAAAGTAACCCTTTCAACTTTGCTAATTATAACATGGAGTATTTAGCTCTGACGCAGGAAGGAAGACAAATCCCCTCGAAACCTTTTCAACCACAATTTTCCGAAAGGAATGCCGCTCGCGAGTTTTATAATTTGTTTACGTCTACAGGCAGACATTTGAAGGATCTGCCTCTCTGTATTGATCACGAGGATTTCATGGACGGCTATGCTCTATATGTGTTCAATTTGAGCGCTAACGACGACACATCTGCATTATCGACTGTGTCTAACGGTAGTGTCAGATTGGAGATGAGATTCAAAGCTCCACTGCCTCACACAGTCACACTTATTGTCTACGCATGCTATGACTCTATTCTGGAAATAGACTCAAAACGGCAAGTACTGGTGGACTATTACTGAGAGATGGACGGGAGAGCCCTGGAAACTCTGATGACCCGCCTCCAGGGGAAGTTATTTGGAGGTGTCTACGCCTCTGATGAGTTAAACTCTTTAACCCCCACCCCGGCgagacattttattgtaaacacCCACCCGCGTAGCCAACCGGGGGAGCACTGGCTCGCCTTGACCTTGGAGGAGAATAATGTGGCAACATTCTTTGACGCCTATGGCCTGCCTCCAGATTTGGACTATTATCCCCCGAGTATCatctcttttttggaaaaacaCGCCAACCGAATAATATACCACACCTACCAACTACAGAACGAGCTCTCAATCACATGTGGTCAACATTGTGTATATTACTTAATTCAGCGAGGCTGCGGCCTTTCATTTCATGATGTATTAGCTTGCTATAGCGATGACACACTTAAAAATGACTCCATGGTATCTACTTTTGTTAAACGTCATCAAATGTTTACCTATGATGCATGCTATGGTCAGCGATCATGCTCGTtgcaaaagtttaaaaaatgtcattgtctgTAAACGCTTGACTTTTTACAAACATTTTAttcaataaatgaaaaaaaaaaacagaatattttCTCGTGTGCATTACTCATTTAATCCAATCCACTTGTGAGGCGACGACCTCTCTCTCTTCGCTCTTCTTTTTTTCGGATGCGCCTTAGGCTGGTCGTTAAACTCCAAACCGTCGTCAAGTTTTAATCGTCGGAACTGTTCACGAGCATGCGGATTCGAGATGGAAGTCTCGGGGATGTTTAATTCACGCAGTGTATGCAGGAACTCATCCCAACCTCTAGGGGGGTGTATCATGACTGTTTTTCCAGTAGATGTCAGATGTTTGAGGAGATCAATCATGTGCGAGCCGATAATGGGTCTACCTCGGAATATGAATTCGTTTCGCGATGTCCAGCTTTTATCATTGTCGAcaaatttttttaacacaaatagAGCGTTTTTGCGATAACTGATTGGAAAGTTTTGCACCAGATCATGCCATGGCTCCTCCTCCTTCTTTACAACCGCTCCTTCTCCATCAACGCTTGTGTTGTGTTGGTAAGTCGCTGTGGGGAGGGTCAATGTGACATTCCGAGGCTCCTTCTCCCCTTGTTTCAAAAGACTTAAGTAACGTTGCATCAGAGCTtcatactttttaattttatcgTATTGACTCAAAGAGCGATTCTCTAGAACCTCTCTCATTTTTATATCCAGATCATGCTCGGCTTTCTGCCGAATGTTGGGCTCTGTGTTCCTCAGCCGTTCTAGTTGTTGTGGggaaatcaaaaacattttgtccGCTGTTCTGAGGGTCATGTTTATCAGTCTTTTCTGATCAAACCACCTATAACACTACCCAGGACAGGAGCCAgtgttgccaacaaagggaaaATAAAACCGCCTTTCTGCTGCAAGGCAGCTCTTTTTCTTTTCAAGCTTTTTCTCCTGTCGGCCAGTAGACGGATCACCGTCCTTTGTTTTTTCAGCTTTTTGAGTTGTGTTGACGTAAGAGGAATGTTCCCACGTACAAGGTTAAGGGCAATTTCACACAACGCTTTGACCAGACTGTCTGGACTTCGTTTCAGTATGTCCTTACGTTTCTCAGGTTTGGCCTGAAAAAGCGCTTTGAGTAGAGGGGCGTTGGTTTTTAAGAGAGTAGACATGCTAGGCCTTAGAAATATACACGGTAGGCCACTGATGAGGAAGCACACCTGTCCTCAGTCTGTATCGTTCTGGACAGTTTGGGGTGAGATCTACAATTAAGTAGCCGTGAGGTACACGTGTGGCATCTTCATAACAttctaaaaaatactttttcttgGAAGGGAACATCTGGTTGGCCAACACACTTGTCTGCAGTTGATCTCGAGGATTTTTAAACAGTATGATATAATTACTATTTAAGCTGATAGTGCGGCTATATTTGCCTTGATGAAATATGTTTTGAGTCAAAAGAATCACACTCTTGTTACAATGATGTCTGTATTGTGTAAATAATCTAACCACTTCTGGGTGGTCCAAGGCTTGAAAAATGACATCATCTAGAATTATGAGATGGCTTTGGTTTGTTGGAAAGAGTCTCTCGTCCTCGAATGAATCAGGAATGcctttcaaaaattgaatttctttATTTTGTTCCTTCAGCTCTAAATACATGGGTTGCATTGAAGTGTAAATCCAAACAACATTTTCAGGCACATATGTCATCACATGGTTACAATTCTCCAAAAGCTTCTTGACAAAAAACGTTTTCCCAGCCCCGCTAGGGCCTGCTAATAAAATAGAGCATGGCATTTGGAAGCGGGGGTCGAAACCAACCTCAGACATTTCCATTTCCTTAATAGCCAAAAGGAAGAGTTTTACCGCCGGCTAATAACCGTCGTTTGTCGTACACGACTTTAAATGTTTTCTGAAATGATTTATTTCTTAGCTCAAACGACTTTTTGTCACGCACAATGATGTGTTGCGGAGTGTTTATAGTCCTGGGGGTGCCAACGCCACAGTGATCGACATACCCGTCGACCAAGTCCTTTATAGTATCAAAATTCACACGCTGTGAACAAGCATAAGTCTGAGTGATCCCCTTGACttttattactgtttttttggtttgtctCGTCTGATACGCGTACGATTTTGGACCGGCAGAGACGAATTCCTCGATGGAATCGTTAGCTAGCTCATCCGTCAAATCGCCAAGATAATTACCTAGAGGGAGGGGCTCTTCTCCAGGACCAACTACATAGATGAGAGAGTCAGTGTCCGAATACAGGACATTTTCCTGCAGTTTTTCCAAATATTCGTACATGACTAATCGAGCGTGCGCAGTTGTCATGCATGCGACAAAAACATTGGAAGTTGCAGAGGGCggggcaatgttttttttgttaaagttgTACTGAATCATGGCTACATCCTTGTTAATAAAACCAAAGTATTTGATCTCATACATCCCCGAgaacaaaattttgaaaaactctGCAGCCTTTTTGACAAAATGGGTTTGATTCAAGTTACTCCTTTGACCAAATTTCCCCCAAAGACTGTTCAGACACAACTTTGCAACCTGTCTCTTTCCCGGATTGAGTCCGATGGAGTCGATGTCTAGTTGTATTCCTTGATTTGCTTGGTAGTCGCAAATGTATTTCTGCTTGTCGGCCTGACTAACAACATTGGTCGGAAAACCAGACGCTTCTTGTTTCCCCTTGAGAAACGTTTTTATATATCCTTCAAAGACCTCGCTGCTGGTCTTTTCAAAATGCCAGACCTCCATTACACGAGCTAATCTGTAACCCAACTCAACAGCTTTGTTCATTTCGAGAGTGACCCACACGCCGGTCAGGGCCCTCGATTCATCATCATGTTTGCAGTCATCAGACTGGTTGTTTATTTCCGCACATGTGCGGCATAGTGTAAACACGAGTTTGCCTTTAGCAGTTTTgtaagggagcaccgggaaatacAGTTTTCGCGGCGGGTAGACTTTAGCtctaatgaaaccaaagtacTTGGTTACATCAGCCTCAAAATTGTTGTGGATAATAATCGGAtgtccgatcgcatatttttttgAGGCGTTTACAAAGGGGTACAGGCTAGTGACATCAACATAAAGTATTTTCTGATCGGGACCAGCAGTGTgtcttaacacaaaggcatttgTCCTACCGCCAAAGAGAGCTTCACGGGGATCTAGCGGTTTGGGGAAATCAGAGTTGTGTAAGAACTCCCGGATAGCGGGGTTCTCACATTTCAGTTTGTTCCATTCGTGCTCTTTCATGATCGTTAGCCGGACTCCTGGCACCGACTTCAATGCCGCCAACTTTTCCTCATTTGCCTCATGAAGCTCACGAAAGGGTCTTTGCGTCATCGGACAAATCGCCGACGGTTCAAAACAATCAGGACAGCCGTGAAAATAACAGCCATCAAATTCCCAAACATGAATCGTACCATCCGCCCCTAAGGCGTGGCCGTCAACAAAAAAACCACCCACCTTACGTTCGCCTGTGTTCAAGGCATGTTCGATGAATATTCCTCTATCATGCGACACCCATTCTAAATATTGTATGGACGCGTGTGAGTAGGACTTATGCCGACGTCTGTAATTGTCAGGGGATGGTATAGCCAAAGTGTCGGCCTGTAAGAATTTTGTACGGAAGACTTTCATGCAGGCCGAGGCTATCGTGACACTGTTTAGAGGATCCACATCTGTTTCTTTCAAAAAAGCATCTCTGAACAGCCGACAACCAATAGCTAAAATGTCCACATCGTTCTGACAGTACATTAGCGCCTCCTTGCGGAAATCGAATGTACCGTGACATTCTTTTCGGTACCAATCAAGGAATTTCTCCCGTTCGATCTCTGACATGCGGTCTATGCTGTAAAATTCAGGGGCTGGGTAGGGCCCTACATAATTCAGGTTCTCTTGGGAGCTGAATAAGTGAGGGAAATACCCCTTCATTTTGTCTTCATACCCCAAAGTTTTAGGCATCGAAGACAACTTCATCATTAAGAAGGACAAGGAGTCAATAAATTTTAAGCCATACCGAGTCTCGGTAAAACATATAATTTTACTACCCTGCATGATAGGGGACAGACCGACACCCAGATCCAACATTtttgaaatcaataaataagcgtCAAAAGCTCGAGCATTGTGGGCCACGAAGATgtaattttcaaattttttttgtctaaaatgTAGGATAAATTGACGACAACAATCAACCCCGTAAAAGCATTTGTTCTCTCCTGCAAATGATTTTGTGCACACCAAGAAAGCTGTGTGTACCCCCTCATTTGATAAAAAAGTCTCAAAGTCGTAAAAGACTATGTTCTGATTTGGTGCCTGGGGTTTCAGGGTTTGGATAAAGCAAAGGTGTCTATCATTGACAATGTTGGCTGTCACCAATGGGACCCTACAAATTTGGCATTTAGGGACAGGACATCTGTGTTGTCTGGCTTTCTTGTACATATTAACGTAGAATGTCTGACcacatttctcacatttcttgtATCTGGAGCATCTGCTCCCCCATTCGCCATGGGACGTTTTAACAACTTCTTTATGCTTAGCGTAGCAAATCTTGTTGTAACAAACGTTATTACAGTCTGTGCATTTGGTATAATCCACCGATCGTTGACGGCATTCGGGGTCTTTACATAAATGACAATAGAATGCACACCTGTGAATGTTGGCATTCGCGTGACCTTTATAACAGAAATAGCAGAAGTAGGCGTGACCCAGAAATTGTGCTGGAGATTTCACGCCATAAAAATGATTCTGAATTAGAGTCAACACCAAAGTGTTTGGATTTTTGACAAAATCAGTCTCGAAATGCTTCATCGGCATATCCGAGTCATCAGGCCTGTACAAGACAACTATTTTACGATTCAGGTGTTGTTCAAATTTGTGAATGTCAGCAAACCCCGCAGCAGTTTGTTCACTCAGACCTATGGCTGTATGGAGTTCACGAGCCTTTTGTATTAAGGCATTTGTGGGTAACGATTTGTCTAACATATATGCTAACGCCATGGCTAAACATAGTTGATTGTTTTGAGGAAGTGGGTCATACAGGTACCGTCGTTTTTTGCGAACAATCTCACAATCGAGCATGTGTGTCAACTTTCTCCTAACCCCGCCCCTTTGATCTTTAACGATGTTGACCACCATCTCCAACTCAGTATTGCAGAGGATTTGGTAATTGGATTGTACAAGTCGATCGATCACATTGTGAAAACCATGAAGGATTATTTCAGGGTCATCGGTGGCATTTAAGACGACATGTTGCTGAACATTGTCACCGACCACCTCAATTTGAATAATGTCACCAGGTTGTGTAATTGCAACCACATGATCAGCCTGTCGCTGAACATTTTCCATTATGTCGTTGTAAAAGCTGACAAAATCAGGAGAATCGGCGACCCTCGACGGTGTCAATATCTGTCTCAATTCGATATTGTTAAATTTTGGTCTTACTGTTTCGCTTGCACCCCCTATTTGTGTGTCCGAGTCAGTTTGCTCCTGCGTGTCAGCTTGTACATCATTgtgcatgacactgtcagtttGCTCCTGCGTGTCAGCTTGTACATCATTgtgcatgacactgtcagtttGCTCCTGCGTGTCAGCTTGTACATCATTgtgcatgacactgtcagtttGCTCCTGCGTGTCAGCTTGTACATCATTgtgcatgacactgtcagtttGCTCCTGCGTGTCAGCTTGTACATCATTgtgcatgacactgtcagtttGCTCCTGTGTGTCAGCTTGTACATCATTgtgcatgacactgtcagtttGCTCCTGTGTGTCAGCTTGTACATCATTgtgcatgacactgtcagttGATTCGTTTGGAACATTGCTCGGTTGATTAAGTTGTATTAAAGCGTTTTGTAAAGGCTGAAAGAAATCGACAAAATCATCTATTGATCGAATGGCTACAAATGGATCATCTGAATCAATCAGCGTGTCTGGGTTGTGTTGCTCAAATGCCATCTCATTGTTTACCTGATTCACATTGTTTATTCCGCTGACAATATCCAACAGTTCGTAAGGTATATCAGGCTGTGACACCATTTGCTCGTTTATTTGATTGATAAAATCTTGAAATTCACACGGTATGTCAGGAA
Coding sequences within it:
- the LOC130931707 gene encoding uncharacterized protein F54H12.2-like, encoding MLPISALTEDGPIEFFVPGDGSKYLDLADTLLQLQLQVTNADGSRLPAAEKVGLINYPLNTIFSQVDVTLADRLISQSSSTHPYRSMIEALLNFSDASLKSQFTAGMFFKDKSGQMDTTDLTGDAVNEGLVNRAQRVAGSRSFYVIGPLHADIFFCERLLLNNVDLRVKLIKANNDFCFISPANSDHKLKILSASLFVKRVAVSPAVSLGHEAALRKENALYPLSRINVKTYSIPQQSRTCQQDNLFLGPMPRYVVVGLVAHTAFTGRRESNPFNFANYNMEYLALTQEGRQIPSKPFQPQFSERNAAREFYNLFTSTGRHLKDLPLCIDHEDFMDGYALYVFNLSANDDTSALSTVSNGSVRLEMRFKAPLPHTVTLIVYACYDSILEIDSKRQVLVDYY